A window of Cryptomeria japonica chromosome 3, Sugi_1.0, whole genome shotgun sequence contains these coding sequences:
- the LOC131045103 gene encoding uncharacterized protein LOC131045103 produces MALAFTNLPNWLWGQKKQETTMASSSSSSSASSSVPSSPFGMGEMVKFPAMREARGPPRRGRRKFQKRSERRREREYDVVVVPSDGGCISGSESDDSDWSIGWFEPHGPDFSSENESENSFAVLVRCYGLPPSESMPLPSGVDTPETQLLEAIISNLSNGYSDDSKRYMDEWLSSQHEY; encoded by the exons ATGGCATTGGCATTCACCAATCTCCCAAATTGGCTCTGGGGCCAAAAGAAGCAGGAGACTACAATGgcctcctcctcctcttcttcttcagctTCATCTTCTGTGCCATCATCCCCCTTTGGAATGGGTGAGATGGTGAAGTTTCCGGCAATGAGGGAGGCTCGAGGGCCCccaagaagaggaagaaggaaattTCAGAAGCGGAGCGAGAGGAGAAGGGAGAGGGAATATGATGTGGTGGTGGTGCCATCTGATGGGGGGTGCATTTCAGGGTCGGAGTCAGATGACTCAGATTGGTCCATTGGATGGTTTGAGCCTCATGGGCCTGACTTCTCCAGTGAAAATGAATCAGAGAACAGTTTTGCAGTTTTGGTGCGTTGCTATGGTCTACCTCCTTCAGAATCCATGCCTTTGCCTTCTGGTGTAGACACTCCCGAAACTCAACTCTTGGAAGCAATCATCTCCAACCTCTCGAATGGCTACTCTGATG ACAGTAAAAGATACATGGACGAATGGTTGTCATCTCAGCATGAATATTGA